The DNA window AGCATCAAAGCCTTTATTTCCAGCTTTCGTTCCAGCTCGTTCTATAGCTTGTTCTATAGTATCTGTAGTGAGAACCCCAAAGCTAATAGGTACTCCAGTTTCTATCGAAATATTTGCAATTCCCTTAGATACCTCATTTGCAACATAATCAAAATGAGGTGTCGCTCCTCTAATTACCGCACCTAAACAGATTATCGCATCGTAATTACCACTTACAGCCAATCTCTTAGCTGCAAGTGGTATTTCAAATGCTCCAGGCACCCAAATCAATGAAATATCATTTTCATCTACACCATGTCTCTTTAATGCATCTATTGCTCCATCTAGTAATTTTCCTCCGATAAATTCATTGAATCTTCCAACTATAATGGCATACTTTCCTTC is part of the Tissierellales bacterium genome and encodes:
- the ribE gene encoding 6,7-dimethyl-8-ribityllumazine synthase, whose translation is MIVGRFNEFIGGKLLDGAIDALKRHGVDENDISLIWVPGAFEIPLAAKRLAVSGNYDAIICLGAVIRGATPHFDYVANEVSKGIANISIETGVPISFGVLTTDTIEQAIERAGTKAGNKGFDAANTAIEMVNLFKVI